The Capra hircus breed San Clemente chromosome 11, ASM170441v1, whole genome shotgun sequence genomic interval ATGCCTTCAAGACTTACATATGCCACAGCCTGCTCTGTTTCCATAAACACCATCATGTACTGCAGCAGACTCCTCAGAGGGCTCCTGCAAGCTAATCTCCTGCTTCCCAaggtcagtccttccaaagttcAAATCAACATGTCACCACATGGAAAAGTGTTCCGTGGCTGCTCAGGACATACTGTGTTCCCAGGCCTGCCTTACCTGCCGCCTTCCCACCCCCTTGCCTGTGCAGCAGCAGCTCATGCCAGacactctcctctccccacccagccctgctcTCAGTCCCTTGCCCTTGTCAGGCTCTctcaccacagggcctttgcacatgctgttccctctgcctggtgcACTCTTCCCCTCCCTTCTTCATCTAGTTGACTTCTTGTCATCCTTCAGACCTCAGCACAGGTATCATGGTGCAGAGATGCCTTCCATGACTGAGTTGCCTTCTTCCTGTTACGAGATGGTCCTTACTGCTGGATCTCTCTCTTTAGGACTTGTCACAGTTGACATCTGACCATGGTTTGTGTGACTATTCACTTGTCTCCATCCACTATGTTAGAGTACAGACAAGGATAGGACCAGATCTTTGCGTTCCCCTTGTATCCCCAGCACCTCCCAGAGAGTCTGAAACAAAGTCAGCACACAGTATGTGTCTTAAAAAACAAAGGGTAACTCCTGAGCCAAAATCACTGTTTAGCGTGTTTTTATAGTCATAGTCACAAGCAGACACATGTCACTTGGATTCTGGTTAGTAGCCTGCATACATGGCAGTTCTGCAGCAGGGGGGCAAGAACCTCTGTTTAGAGCAAAACAACCACAATTACACAATCTTCATAATCATCTGAAGAATTATCTGAGACACTGGAGAACAGATTTGTGAAAACAAAGTGATCTATGAAAATGTGTTTTCTAAGCTCTTATTTGGACAGTTTGGAATGAGAACTTCAAACGGGAATGTCATTCCTGCCAACAGACGGAAGTTAATTGAGACTTGGCATGACACAAAAAATCACCAGTGTAATTGGGATCCATACTTGAATAAACATACCTTTAAAGGAAAAGGTATGTTTCTTAAGCTTCTGTCACACAGAGCTGCTCAGAGAATAGGTGCTGGGGGAGGCGTCGGCACAGGCAAAGGAGACCAGGTTGGGGGCTCCCGCCGCAGTCTCTTCACTGTTGCAGTTGAGGGGGCCGGGTGCCAGTGTGTCGGCTCACCCCGAAATCCACACAGCAGTGCAGGTTCCGCAGTGCTGTTGATGGTGATAAAATTAGATGAAGATAGGGGGTCACCAGCCAGTCAGCTTCCTGTCCCTGCGAGCAGCTCAGCAAAGGACACGGCAGACGGCCTCTGTGGGAAACTGGCATATTTCACCTCTAGGCAGGGAGGTGCGGGGCCATCGCCGATTGTGAAATCTGCCCGCGCCCTTCAACAACTGCCCCTTCGACCCGCAGAAACTTGAAGACTGTGACAGAAAAGCCATTCACCAAATCGACCAGCTGCAGCGAGAGCAGCGGCACCTGAAGAGGCAGCTGGAGAAGCTGGGCATCGAGAGGATACGGATGGACAGCACTGGCTCCACTGTCTCCTCCGAGCGCTCTGACTCCGACAGGGGTGAGCTGCCCCCGCCCCCTTCCACCTGGGCAGAGGGGGGTACCAAGCAGCCCCCTGACCTAGAGAAGTCAAGGGGTGTGGCCTGCAGGAGCCAGCCTCCTGGCCCCTCAGCGGTTAGGGCCCACAGCCGAGCTTGTCTTCCTCAAGGCGGGCCCTCACCGCGGTCTGTCTCGTCCCCACAGAAGAGATCGACGTGGACGTCGAGAGCACAGACTATCTCACGGGCGACCTGGACTGGAGCTGCAGCAGCGTGAGCGACTCGGACGAGCGGGGAAGCATGCAAAGCCTGGGCAGTGACGAGGGCTACTCCAGCTCCAGCGTCAAGAGAATAAAGCTCCAGGACAGTCACAAGACGACGTGTCTTGGTCTCTAGGAGAGCGTGGTCGCTTCGGCTGCCGCCCGGATGGTCCTCCCTGTCGGCTCCGATTTAGGTAGCGTATGGGACCTGCCCACAATCCCCTCGCACGTCGGCTTCCGTGTACCACGTCACCAAGAGCAGCTGCGTTTAAAGTTGTCAAGGAAGTGCTTAGGATTGtgggtttctgtttttttctttttccttttttcttttcttttctttttttttttaaatccccgaGTCCCATCTCAAAAAGGGTTCAGCAGCCCGCACCCGCCCAGTGTCGGGCAGGCAGGTCCCGCTGAGGCAGTCAGTGCAGCCAGGACGTCCAGGGGCATCTTGACTCTGTGTTGCTCAGTCTGGGGTGGCTGAACACTGCTTAGCCCCGCCGGAAGCTGGGGGACGCCGACCGGGATCGCGGATTTCTGATGGCATCCtctagcttctctctctctctccacaagTCTCTCTGAGAGACCGTACATTCCTATCAGTTTGAAGCATCCAAGAACTCTGAGGCGGAATAAGCCCCTCTCACATCTTGGCAGTTTCCCCCTCTTATTTACTGTCCCGTGTGGTCTTCTAGACCTTCCTTAACGTTTTCTGGCTTCCTGTGTGACATGCCTAGCAGAAATGTCCAAATGTGTCTTGTGCTTAGGAAACTGAAGGAAACAAACTTTTCAAGCTGAGATCTTGATCTCAGAACTCCAAAGTAAGCTTTGAAAGTGGCATTTAAGAGCACTTAGCCCTGGCCCTCACCACCCGTGACGAGTCAGGAATACCTCCAGAAAACACGCGcttctcacacatacacacacagacacacacacgtacacacacccCCCGAGTGAACGCCCCAACCCGCGTGCAGACAGGAGCAGTATTTCTCACCGTCAGATGGACACCTTGCTTATAGGAGTTCCAGCATCATTTGTCCTCACGAACACAATGGTACAAATCTGTTTTTGTGCGCTGTCCCTGGGTCCGTGCTGTGCCTGCTCTCTGAAGGCACGTTTCTCCTCCAAGCTGGTTTTGCTACTTGTCtctggaacatttttttttcctacctcagaGATAAATGAGATCTCCATTTCCCACTTAACACAAACTgattatgccttttttttttttccgaataAGTGACATTTGGTCCAATGCTAATCTGTTTTCCTATGTAACTTTCAGCAATAACTGAGCTTTGGCGCTGGCTGAGCCAGTGTCCATCATCAGTGAAAGGGGAAAAGTCCACATTTTTACTCTGTTGCACGTGAACAGGAGGGATGGTACAGTTACTAGAATCCCTCTCCTCACCGACTGTTTTTGGACGCACCCGGAAACTTCTTTATGGAGGCTTTTGGGTTGATAGTTTAAAAGgctgatttttctttctggttatGATTTCTCCCTTAAGTGGTCTCCCACTTTGTAGCATTTTTATTTAAGCTAAAACAGagcacatgtatatgtacataagACACATTAAATCTATAAatactatttattcattttatataaactaatgtaatggaaaataaattcTTATGACTTTGTGCTTTTATAGATGTTCTAGAAACTTTGTATGTAAGTATCTACAAAATTGGTTCATTTCCCCTTAATATTTTTGCATTCATATTTTCGAGGTCTCAATGTTTTCAACCTCTGGCGAACCTTTTTCATTGAATTTGAACCATTTGTAATAACTGTGACGCTGAAACAGAGCGTGTGTCACAAAGTGATGAGAACATTCCTAAAATCTACAGCCACACTGCAACCTAAGGGCTCACTGGCTGAAGCGGTAGTGGTGGCCGCCTGTGCCCCCAGCTGGCCTGCGGTCTCCCCCACCACAGCCTCGCACCTCCTCAGCGCCCCCTCCTTGCCCACAACTAAAAGTTCAAACGCACTCCACACGGAAGCTCATTCTAGACGTGAAGAGCAGTCTGAAACATTacctttgtgtttatttttgctttttaaatgatttcttaatgtattcaaaaaattttaattggaagtagTGGATTCCTAAATGATTCCAAAGTCATCTGtaattcttctgtttttgttttgttctgtttttctcttcatttcagctttgggtggggggaggggcaggtgatacaaaagatttttctttcttttttccgtTTTTTAATTGTTGGAATCTTTTCCAATTACCAGCTGAAGATTTGCACTGAAATACAACTAGTATgccttttgcatttttaaagcctGCTTCCTGAATTTAAGCAGAGTGATAGTGTTCAAAGAGCCAGCTCAGCCTGTAACATGTTTGAAAAAAGATATAACTGCACTTTGAGGTCCCTTTTGAATGCCATTCACTAGACCTCGCAAGCATTTTAATTGCTACCTTCAAGCGCCTCACAAGTCCATGATACTGGATGCTGTATGGCATCGAAAACTCAAGACTTTGGGAAAAGCTTGTGGGCTTGCgttgagggagggaagggaacaaAACtcatgtattttgtttgtttaatttagaaGTAAGGCATCTGAGAGATGCCGTTATTTTTTGTGTTTCAATTGTTGTGCCTTTTGAGTTAAACTGCATTTCTGTCTTTCGGTTGGAATATGAAATGTACTGTCCCGATATAAAATAGTGATTATTTGACCTTTGCACTGTTTGTCTGGTCCTTTTCCATTTGATGGCATATAAATGTGGAACTTGATAGATCTCTATATTTTTTATGCACTTGTGATAAACTGACACCAGGGTTAGACACAACTTTCAGAGCTCGAAGTAGACCAAATCGGCGTGCCAGACAAGCCTCTCTCTAACCAAAACTGTAAGCTTCAGGACCAGCAAACTCAGCCCAAGGCAGCTAATCCTCTTCCCCACGTGGCTAATCAGCCACCCTGATTCGCCAATCTGCCCTGCCATTCACTTATCCACCAGCATGACTGTTAAGAGCTAGACAGTCTTTTTGgttctggtttttcttttcttttttttttttaagcaaaatgaaaaacctTTCTATTACGGttgttggggggaggggatgggcAAAGATATAAACCCCAGCCTTTAAGACTTTGACTGTTGTACGTAAATAATAGATGTGTGTAAATATAGGCACatgaatatttttatgtgaaaacTGGTTTTAAGAAACTAAGAAGAAATCTGTACTCTTATTGATAACCACTGCAATGCAAGTGGGAAAATAAAGAGTATGTAGTGCAGTTTAATTTCATGCAGTGAGAAAATCTCTATGTGTGCTTCTGCTAACACCCAGAAGACCTAACTTTCCCTGCCTGTTGGCTTAGAATGGCGGGCACACACCCAGGgtgtttttggtttcttttgctaAGCAGAGATCTGGAATTCAAGGTGCTGATAGTGACCGCGGCTCCTTTCTCTAGTCAAATATCTTATGCTAGTGATTCAAAGAGCGTCACCTTTTTGAGCAGGACCTAGATTTTTCTTCCTGTCAACCGAAAGCTAAAATAATTTCAGTGTTGATTCAGAATTGAGCTCTAAGAAGGCCCTGACCCTACACTTGGCCGCTTAAGTGgcttgaggaattttttttttttttaagatgggcaTTCTCCTTTAACCTCTActtttttccaaaagaaacaaagggtccttccctgGGTTTCCTATGGGTCTCTTCTCTGTCCCTGAAGTGGCCAAAAGCAAATCTCGGGGTGTGGGGGAAAAAAGTATAAACTGGGTAGGATTGTAATGTTCAGAATAACTGCCTAGCAATATCCTGGGGCTTAATAATGCATTTTTGTGgacttcctttttcctctccccCATCCTTTAAAGAGAAAACTTACTTTTGAAACGTATATACAGACACATAACTTAGGTTTTTATATCATACTGAATTGGCAAGGATACCACTTTCATTGTGCTTTATAATCCATTTAGTCCCCCaaatctcctttctttcttctttgtttcctcAAGTGTCTTTGTCTTCCCCCTTTTACCTGCCCTGTGTGTTGAACACCAGAAAGTCAAAGGCTGCAAAGCAATTTCCTGCGTGTCAGTCTCTTATTTTTGTATGTCTAACTCTTGGATGCAGTAGGTTTCAGTAGCTGGCTActcctgattttaaaaatccttcctgGGAGAAGATGACCCAAAGACCCTTTTAGATGAGGTGTTTTTTCTCATTCTACATGATCAGATCTCTGTAGACTGTGGGATGTTTTGTTTTTGGAAATAgttggggatgggggcaggggggtATGATATGTGATTTatcatgatttttttcattaatttattacaTGGATGATTTTCTTACCCTATcttctgaaagaagaaataattgcCTGGCACTGTTATCATCAGCTATTGAATGGCTGAAGAAATTGAGTATCTTTGTCTTCtctcaaaatcataaaataagaattaataaaGCACTTGTTTCTAAGATTTACccagattttaaattttgatttcttaTTCTGTCTGGAGGGTGTGGAGGATTGAGAGGGCTTTCTTCATTTTAGCTTTCACCAGAGAACCAAGCTTGCCTTGACCCCTGTCCTTAGAATTGGTGCTCTAGAAATGTTGCTGTCAACCATCAACGTTGGGGGCCATCACCCTAACAGTAAACACAGCCTAAACAGGGAGCAGCAGACAAGAGTGTGAATTTCTGTTTCCAGATGTTTATTTCTTGATGTAAATATAATGCCAATGTAAATCCTGTGTCAAGACATAGAGAATGGTGCTTTTTACTACAGTTAGTACATGCATTTTGAGAACTACTCCATGTTTTAGAGAATCTTTGCTGTGTATATGTAAACTTCTGTATTGTTCAACCGTtaacaaataataaattatttcattattaaagaaattttcATCTTCCTGATGTTTTGTACCCAGTTTAACCTTTCGTGATTTTTCACTTAGAGAACTGAGTTCATcaggtttctctttccttttaataaTCATGGAAAATTTGCTGGCCAAAAGTTCTCCGGACTTGGATTCTGTAATGGGAGCTTTGATCGTGTGGCTCCGATTGAGGCCCTTCCCCACTGCCTTCCTCCTGCTCAGGCACTCGCTCTTGGCTCTGCTTTACTGCGATACATCTGATCATGCAGACTGCATGCGGGACCACACAGCAAACCAGACTACCCTGTCTTTCTGGCAGCCCATGGTCTGGTGGGGAAGAGGGCAATGTACTCACCATTCAATGCAATACGGTTGTTGGTGGAATAAAGTCATACAGGGACAGGCTATGAGAACTCATAGAGGTGGTGACATTCAGGTTGGGCCCTAGAGAAAG includes:
- the MXD1 gene encoding max dimerization protein 1 isoform X2 translates to MLPYNNKDRDALKRRSKSKKNNSSSRSTHNEMEKNRRAHLRLCLEKLKGLVPLGPESNRHTTLSLLTKAKLHIKKLEDCDRKAIHQIDQLQREQRHLKRQLEKLGIERIRMDSTGSTVSSERSDSDREEIDVDVESTDYLTGDLDWSCSSVSDSDERGSMQSLGSDEGYSSSSVKRIKLQDSHKTTCLGL
- the MXD1 gene encoding max dimerization protein 1 isoform X1, producing MAAAVRMNIQMLLEAADYLERREREAEHGYASMLPYNNKDRDALKRRSKSKKNNSSSRSTHNEMEKNRRAHLRLCLEKLKGLVPLGPESNRHTTLSLLTKAKLHIKKLEDCDRKAIHQIDQLQREQRHLKRQLEKLGIERIRMDSTGSTVSSERSDSDREEIDVDVESTDYLTGDLDWSCSSVSDSDERGSMQSLGSDEGYSSSSVKRIKLQDSHKTTCLGL